The Ectothiorhodospiraceae bacterium BW-2 nucleotide sequence AAAAATTTAGCTAAATTGAGAACTTTGACATCCTGTCAGATTATTCCATGTGCCAACTTAAAGCAGGTTCTGTGCCAACATAACAGCCACCGATTCTGTGACCGATTTAACGCTATTGAGCGCAACTGACAAAAAATGGCAGCCCACGACTGACAATTTTTGTCAGTTTGAGCCGTAATTAGGAGAGATGTCACGGTAATAGGGGTAATCTAAAAGAGCTACCCCGAAATCAAAACAGACGGCTAAAACGAGTCACTCGATAACAGAGCTCAATCGGCAGATGGGTAAAAGACCCACCTGTTTCGATGGGGTTGTATTACAGGCGGATCAGAATGCTGCGCAAAATGTGCTAACTAGGTTATCTGACCCTGATATTGATCGGTAAAACCGCCATAAGCAACTTTGCTATAGAGGCCCAATTAACAGACCATTAACTGTTAACTGCTCCCTGTTCAGGCTGCTGTACGAAGCTCAGCCATAGCTGACGAGATGACTCGAATCGAAGAGCGCAATAGCAGCCATGCAAGAGCTAGCGCCACCACAACATCAGGCCAGCCCGATCCGGTGTACCAGACCGCTCCAGCCGCAATAAAAACCGATAGATTTGAAGCGATATCGTTTCGTGAACACTCCCACACCGAACTCATATTGACATCTTCGTGCCGATGCCGCCAAAGCAGATAGAGACAGAGAGAGTTTGCGACGAGCCCGAGAAGACTAAACACCCCCATGACCTCAAAGATAGGCACGCTCGGAACGAAAAACCGGTAGATGACTTGGGCAACCACGAAACAAGCCGCTAAGAAAATTAACCCCCCCTTAAATAGCGCAACCTTAGCCTTTACGGTACCACTTCGAGAGACAGCGTACAGACTAAGAGCGTATGTCAAAGCATCCCCAAGATTATCAAGACTGTCGGCGAGCAGCGCCGTTGACTCTCCATACAGCGCAGCTACCACAATAACCACAAACATAACGCCATTAATGCCGAGCACAGCCCGCAGAGTTCCCCGCTGTCTTACGCGAAGGGCATCCACTGCGCAATGGTTATCACAGCAACCACTCACGCTACAAACTCTCTTGGCCAATCCAACACAATCAAGCCAACATACTCAGTTTTTTTACTTGTATGACCCTGAGCAACGACTGCTCTACTCTCCGTTTCCAATGTCATCATTAATTACCTTTATCTTTATCTTTATCTTTGCTCTGTTAATTACTCCATGGAGACTAACTCAATTTTAAGCCGTTAAAAGTGGCGGTTCTTTTTTAAACCGATCCGCTCCCGTACCGAGCGGCTGAACTGGATCAGCTTGGCAGTCTCCAGCACCCGACTACGGATCATCGGCGGTACTTCGACCTGCAGATAGTCCCACTGCTCCTTAGCCGTCGCATGTTCGAGCAAAATCACAGCATGCTCCTCCGCCGAGAGACTTTTCTTTTTGACAACAGCATGACCCACCTTTTATCTGCTCCTTCAAATGGTTAAGCCAATAGATATCGAATAGCGGTTATAAGCTAAAATAGCCTCACCGGCGGTGATTATCGCCGTTTTGGCGTGATTTAACCAGCCAATTATATAGTCCAATCAACAGTGAGTATAGACGCCTTGATCATTATCACCCCGAAAGTAGAAGTGGTGCCATGGAGTAGCAGTCACTTGGCCTAACTGCTCCATTAGCTGAGGAGAGGGGATCGCTTCACTTTCGAAGACCCCCCAAATTTTAACAAAGCTGTGGCCAAAGGCGGCCGACTTTCGCCATGGAGTGGTGAGCAGGTCGTGTGGCTGGTGGCACTGTTCACAATACCACCGACTATCGAGAGGAGAGTGCTGCCACTGCTCTATAAAAGGCCGCCAAGCAGCAGTGGCGTGTTGACACTCCCGACAGCGTAACGGTTTCACATTCTGCCCGCCGATGAAAGCGAGCTGAGCAGAGGATTGCAGCTCAATATGGCAAAACTCCTCGCCGGTAGCACCTAATTCACCGAGAGCGAC carries:
- a CDS encoding cation transporter, whose product is MSGCCDNHCAVDALRVRQRGTLRAVLGINGVMFVVIVVAALYGESTALLADSLDNLGDALTYALSLYAVSRSGTVKAKVALFKGGLIFLAACFVVAQVIYRFFVPSVPIFEVMGVFSLLGLVANSLCLYLLWRHRHEDVNMSSVWECSRNDIASNLSVFIAAGAVWYTGSGWPDVVVALALAWLLLRSSIRVISSAMAELRTAA